From Bacteroidota bacterium:
GCAGGGTATATGCGTTTTGTAACTATCTTTAAATTAACGCTGACAAATGTATTATTTTTGAGGCATGTAATAAACAATGTACACACTTTATAAAAAGGAAATATTAACATTCTTAAACTCATTAATTGGCTACATTGTTGTAGGCGTATTTTTGCTTTTCAACGGGCTAATGATTTGGGTTTTGCCGTTCGAAACTAATTTGTTGGACTATGGCTATTCTACCCTAGATTCCTTATTTATAATTGCACCTTGGGTTTATTTGTTTTTAATACCGGCAATAACCATGCGCTCTTTTGCCGATGAAAAAAAAGCAGGAACCATAGAGTTTCTCCTTACAAAACCAATTTCGGAATTGCAGATTGTGCTTGCTAAATTTTTTGCGAATGTTACGTTAGTAGTTTTTTCATTGCTTCCTACACTTATTTATTTTTATTCTGTTTACCAATTAGGCAATCCGAAAGGCAATATTGATACAGGCGGAATGTGGGGTTCCTACATAGGCTTGTTATTATTAGGCGCTGCGTATGTTTCTATTGGTGTGTTTTCTTCATCTATTACAGACAATCAAATTGTAGCGTTTATAATTTGTATTTGCTTGTGCTTGGTTATGTGTTATGGATTTGAAACAATATCAGCATTTGAATTTTTGGGCAAGGTAGATGATTTTATTCTGTCGTTGGGAATAAATGAACATTACAAATCGCTGAGCAGGGGAGTAGTAGATACGCGGGATGTTATTTATTTTTTTAGTGTAATAGCTTTGTTTACACTGTTTACTAAAACCGTACTTGAAAGTAGAAAATGGTAATTTGTGAATGAACAAATGAAACGTAAAAACAAACAACATGATTTACTAAAACTGGTGCTACTATTTGCAATAGTAGTGCTGTGTAATATTATTTCTAAGTACGTTTTTTATCGTTTTGATTTAACTTCCGAAAAGCGCTACACACTTGCGCCTGCTACAAAAACGCTATTACAAAACGTTGATGATATTATTTATGTAAAGGTGTATTTAGAGGGAGAATTTCCTGCTGGTTTTAAAAGATTGCGCAACGAAACACAATTGTTGCTCGAAGAGTTTAGGGCAAGTGCAAACGATAATATTGAGTATGAATTTGTAAATCCATCAGCCAGCACCGATAAAACGGAGCGAGAGAATGTGTATAGACAGCTTTACGAAAAGGGTCTAATGCCAACTAATTTAGAGGTAAACGAAGAAAACGGAAAATCTGAGCAAATTATTTTTCCGGCTGCAATGGTTACCTACAAAGGCAGAGAAATGCCTTGGCAGTTGTTGAAAAATCAAATTG
This genomic window contains:
- the gldF gene encoding gliding motility-associated ABC transporter permease subunit GldF — encoded protein: MYTLYKKEILTFLNSLIGYIVVGVFLLFNGLMIWVLPFETNLLDYGYSTLDSLFIIAPWVYLFLIPAITMRSFADEKKAGTIEFLLTKPISELQIVLAKFFANVTLVVFSLLPTLIYFYSVYQLGNPKGNIDTGGMWGSYIGLLLLGAAYVSIGVFSSSITDNQIVAFIICICLCLVMCYGFETISAFEFLGKVDDFILSLGINEHYKSLSRGVVDTRDVIYFFSVIALFTLFTKTVLESRKW